From a single Brassica napus cultivar Da-Ae chromosome C9, Da-Ae, whole genome shotgun sequence genomic region:
- the BNAC09G46320D gene encoding uncharacterized protein BNAC09G46320D isoform X1, with protein MEEPRRLEKLQSVVSAVSSRGLLTSDHESSSSSSSRFISDLVLFLVQPCGDLDVESKLVLVSDFIPKVSGRFLDEISRSIQRGDDSKPLNTSSVESQKRSVMDNVDPYAAQKAQEDVAMVGVDAMKRANSTLEDFSRSYFMFHHLEVSEPQSIFRYLPVLSFTESYIYQMDALNEKIVRESACESRVNCSSHGWNAGSRVLFETDPLKPLGDVLEREGLLTQRIQQEFESGKEYWALERKLCHALSNKNKICVEDVMRAIHLKSFDYRVLNLLLYKLRGVEVNELHMEFLSVSEFLVEVADDLFDYEDDVLENSFNVLRMFVGIFGPSNAPTELAKRISAAEEKYEEIMKSLDPHLSSNYQRRCEEATKEGGKVSGPSLGTWNIPAVISDEDAYRAAHR; from the exons ATGGAAGAGCCAAGGCGATTGGAGAAGTTGCAGAGTGTTGTATCAGCCGTCTCTTCTCGCGGTTTACTAACTTCCGATCatgaatcttcttcttcttcttcttctcggttCATTTCCGATCTCGTTCTTTTCCTG GTACAACCATGCGGCGACCTAGATGTTGAATCGAAACTCGTCTTGGTCTCTGATTTCATACCGAAA GTATCTGGACGTTTCCTCGATGAGATATCGAGGTCGATTCAGCGAGGCGATGATTCCAAACCACTTAACACAAGTTCAG TAGAGTCTCAAAAGAGGAGTGTCATGGATAATGTTGATCCTTACGCGGCACAGAAAGCTCAAGAAGACGTGGCAATGGTCGGGGTTGATGCAATGAAGAGAGCAAACTCTACACTTGAGGATTTC TCCAGGTCTTACTTCATGTTCCATCACTTGGAAGTTAGCGAACCACAGTCAATATTTAGATATTTACCCGTCCTTTCATTCACTGAGAGTTACATATATCAG ATGGATGCTCTTAATGAGAAGATTGTCCGCGAATCAGCTTGTGAATCCCGAGTCAAT TGTTCAAGCCATGGATGGAATGCTGGATCACGGGTTTTGTTTGAAACTGATCCATTGAAGCCGCTCGGAGATGTGCTTGAACGTGAGGGCCTTTTGACGCAAAG AATACAACAAGAGTTTGAGTCGGGCAAAGAGTATTGGGCGTTAGAAAGAAAGCTTTGTCATGCTCTTTCGAACAAAAATAAG aTCTGTGTCGAAGATGTGATGAGAGCAATTCATTTGAAGTCTTTTGATTACCGGGTGTTGAATCTTCTGCTATACAAGTTGAGAGGAGTAGAG GTGAATGAGTTGCACATGGAGTTCTTGTCAGTTTCAGAGTTCCTGGTTGAAGTAGCTGATGATCT GTTCGACTATGAG GACGACGTGCTGGAGAACAGTTTCAATGTATTACGAATGTTTGTGGGAATCTTTGGCCCATCAAATGCACCCACTGAGCTG GCCAAGCGGATATCAGCAGCTGAAGAGAAGTATGAAGAGATCATGAAATCCCTGGATCCacatttgtcttcaaattacCAAAGGAGATGTGAAGAAGCTACTAAAGAAG GGGGGAAAGTTTCTGGCCCTTCGCTGGGAACATGGAACATACCGGCGGTTATTTCGGACGAGGATGCATACCGAGCTGCTCACCGGTAA
- the BNAC09G46320D gene encoding uncharacterized protein BNAC09G46320D isoform X3, translating to MEEPRRLEKLQSVVSAVSSRGLLTSDHESSSSSSSRFISDLVLFLVQPCGDLDVESKLVLVSDFIPKVSGRFLDEISRSIQRGDDSKPLNTSSVESQKRSVMDNVDPYAAQKAQEDVAMVGVDAMKRANSTLEDFSRSYFMFHHLEVSEPQSIFRYLPVLSFTESYIYQMDALNEKIVRESACESRVNCSSHGWNAGSRVLFETDPLKPLGDVLEREGLLTQRIQQEFESGKEYWALERKLCHALSNKNKICVEDVMRAIHLKSFDYRVLNLLLYKLRGVEVNELHMEFLSVSEFLVEVADDLFDYEDDVLENSFNVLRMFVGIFGPSNAPTELAKRISAAEEKYEEIMKSLDPHLSSNYQRRCEEATKEV from the exons ATGGAAGAGCCAAGGCGATTGGAGAAGTTGCAGAGTGTTGTATCAGCCGTCTCTTCTCGCGGTTTACTAACTTCCGATCatgaatcttcttcttcttcttcttctcggttCATTTCCGATCTCGTTCTTTTCCTG GTACAACCATGCGGCGACCTAGATGTTGAATCGAAACTCGTCTTGGTCTCTGATTTCATACCGAAA GTATCTGGACGTTTCCTCGATGAGATATCGAGGTCGATTCAGCGAGGCGATGATTCCAAACCACTTAACACAAGTTCAG TAGAGTCTCAAAAGAGGAGTGTCATGGATAATGTTGATCCTTACGCGGCACAGAAAGCTCAAGAAGACGTGGCAATGGTCGGGGTTGATGCAATGAAGAGAGCAAACTCTACACTTGAGGATTTC TCCAGGTCTTACTTCATGTTCCATCACTTGGAAGTTAGCGAACCACAGTCAATATTTAGATATTTACCCGTCCTTTCATTCACTGAGAGTTACATATATCAG ATGGATGCTCTTAATGAGAAGATTGTCCGCGAATCAGCTTGTGAATCCCGAGTCAAT TGTTCAAGCCATGGATGGAATGCTGGATCACGGGTTTTGTTTGAAACTGATCCATTGAAGCCGCTCGGAGATGTGCTTGAACGTGAGGGCCTTTTGACGCAAAG AATACAACAAGAGTTTGAGTCGGGCAAAGAGTATTGGGCGTTAGAAAGAAAGCTTTGTCATGCTCTTTCGAACAAAAATAAG aTCTGTGTCGAAGATGTGATGAGAGCAATTCATTTGAAGTCTTTTGATTACCGGGTGTTGAATCTTCTGCTATACAAGTTGAGAGGAGTAGAG GTGAATGAGTTGCACATGGAGTTCTTGTCAGTTTCAGAGTTCCTGGTTGAAGTAGCTGATGATCT GTTCGACTATGAG GACGACGTGCTGGAGAACAGTTTCAATGTATTACGAATGTTTGTGGGAATCTTTGGCCCATCAAATGCACCCACTGAGCTG GCCAAGCGGATATCAGCAGCTGAAGAGAAGTATGAAGAGATCATGAAATCCCTGGATCCacatttgtcttcaaattacCAAAGGAGATGTGAAGAAGCTACTAAAGAAG TTTAG
- the BNAC09G46320D gene encoding uncharacterized protein BNAC09G46320D isoform X2: MEEPRRLEKLQSVVSAVSSRGLLTSDHESSSSSSSRFISDLVLFLVQPCGDLDVESKLVLVSDFIPKVSGRFLDEISRSIQRGDDSKPLNTSSESQKRSVMDNVDPYAAQKAQEDVAMVGVDAMKRANSTLEDFSRSYFMFHHLEVSEPQSIFRYLPVLSFTESYIYQMDALNEKIVRESACESRVNCSSHGWNAGSRVLFETDPLKPLGDVLEREGLLTQRIQQEFESGKEYWALERKLCHALSNKNKICVEDVMRAIHLKSFDYRVLNLLLYKLRGVEVNELHMEFLSVSEFLVEVADDLFDYEDDVLENSFNVLRMFVGIFGPSNAPTELAKRISAAEEKYEEIMKSLDPHLSSNYQRRCEEATKEGGKVSGPSLGTWNIPAVISDEDAYRAAHR, from the exons ATGGAAGAGCCAAGGCGATTGGAGAAGTTGCAGAGTGTTGTATCAGCCGTCTCTTCTCGCGGTTTACTAACTTCCGATCatgaatcttcttcttcttcttcttctcggttCATTTCCGATCTCGTTCTTTTCCTG GTACAACCATGCGGCGACCTAGATGTTGAATCGAAACTCGTCTTGGTCTCTGATTTCATACCGAAA GTATCTGGACGTTTCCTCGATGAGATATCGAGGTCGATTCAGCGAGGCGATGATTCCAAACCACTTAACACAAGTTCAG AGTCTCAAAAGAGGAGTGTCATGGATAATGTTGATCCTTACGCGGCACAGAAAGCTCAAGAAGACGTGGCAATGGTCGGGGTTGATGCAATGAAGAGAGCAAACTCTACACTTGAGGATTTC TCCAGGTCTTACTTCATGTTCCATCACTTGGAAGTTAGCGAACCACAGTCAATATTTAGATATTTACCCGTCCTTTCATTCACTGAGAGTTACATATATCAG ATGGATGCTCTTAATGAGAAGATTGTCCGCGAATCAGCTTGTGAATCCCGAGTCAAT TGTTCAAGCCATGGATGGAATGCTGGATCACGGGTTTTGTTTGAAACTGATCCATTGAAGCCGCTCGGAGATGTGCTTGAACGTGAGGGCCTTTTGACGCAAAG AATACAACAAGAGTTTGAGTCGGGCAAAGAGTATTGGGCGTTAGAAAGAAAGCTTTGTCATGCTCTTTCGAACAAAAATAAG aTCTGTGTCGAAGATGTGATGAGAGCAATTCATTTGAAGTCTTTTGATTACCGGGTGTTGAATCTTCTGCTATACAAGTTGAGAGGAGTAGAG GTGAATGAGTTGCACATGGAGTTCTTGTCAGTTTCAGAGTTCCTGGTTGAAGTAGCTGATGATCT GTTCGACTATGAG GACGACGTGCTGGAGAACAGTTTCAATGTATTACGAATGTTTGTGGGAATCTTTGGCCCATCAAATGCACCCACTGAGCTG GCCAAGCGGATATCAGCAGCTGAAGAGAAGTATGAAGAGATCATGAAATCCCTGGATCCacatttgtcttcaaattacCAAAGGAGATGTGAAGAAGCTACTAAAGAAG GGGGGAAAGTTTCTGGCCCTTCGCTGGGAACATGGAACATACCGGCGGTTATTTCGGACGAGGATGCATACCGAGCTGCTCACCGGTAA